From Demequina capsici, one genomic window encodes:
- a CDS encoding alpha/beta hydrolase, with amino-acid sequence MPSRLTRLDVEAAGTDAPFKARLYRTSATCDRALVWAHGGAFMFGDLDMPEADAVAAWLAERGWAVLSVDYRLAPMTDFESLTIGEHGHPFPAAHDDLIAAFDWMVAHAEDLGCDADQVLLGGASAGANLAAGVAVALRDRAQAGPAGLLLAYPIVHAQLPDPSDELREAVRDVPPEHRFPPEIVTLFNLNYVGGDASLLTDPRAFPGEGDPTGLPRTLIVNSEKDDLRSSGERYAAQLAAASVAVECSYEPGAEHGFLNEPDNPAFERALARFLTWSASR; translated from the coding sequence ATGCCCTCGCGACTCACCCGCCTCGACGTTGAGGCAGCCGGTACGGACGCGCCGTTCAAGGCGCGTCTGTACCGGACGTCGGCCACCTGCGATCGCGCGCTCGTGTGGGCGCACGGCGGCGCGTTCATGTTCGGAGACCTCGACATGCCGGAGGCCGACGCGGTCGCCGCCTGGCTTGCGGAGCGTGGGTGGGCCGTCCTGTCCGTGGACTACCGCCTGGCACCCATGACGGACTTCGAGTCGCTCACGATCGGCGAGCACGGTCATCCGTTCCCTGCCGCGCACGACGACCTCATCGCGGCGTTCGACTGGATGGTCGCGCACGCGGAGGACCTCGGATGCGACGCGGACCAGGTGCTTCTCGGAGGGGCCAGCGCGGGCGCGAATCTCGCGGCGGGCGTGGCCGTCGCGCTGCGCGATCGAGCGCAGGCGGGCCCGGCGGGGCTGCTGCTCGCCTACCCCATCGTCCACGCGCAGCTTCCCGACCCGTCCGACGAGCTGCGGGAGGCGGTGCGCGACGTGCCGCCTGAGCACCGTTTCCCTCCCGAGATCGTGACCCTGTTCAACCTCAACTACGTCGGCGGCGACGCCTCGCTGCTGACCGACCCGCGTGCCTTCCCCGGTGAGGGAGACCCCACCGGCCTCCCGCGCACCCTCATCGTGAACTCCGAGAAGGACGACCTCCGCTCGTCCGGCGAGCGCTATGCAGCCCAGCTCGCCGCGGCCTCCGTCGCCGTGGAGTGCTCGTACGAGCCGGGAGCTGAGCACGGCTTCCTCAACGAGCCCGACAACCCCGCATTCGAGCGCGCGCTCGCGCGCTTCCTGACCTGGTCGGCCTCCCGCTGA
- the rhaI gene encoding L-rhamnose isomerase codes for MAFAPDIASRLEEQAIELPSWAFGNSGTRFKVFGTPGTPRDPFEKIADAAQVNKYTALSPSVALHIPWDKVDDYSVLKQHAEDLGVKLGTINSNTFQDDDYKLGSLAHRDDRIRRKAIDHHLECIDIMDQTGSRDLKIWLADGTNYAGQDDMRGRQDRMAESLQEIYARIGENQRLVLEYKIFEPAFYHMDVPDWGTSYAQVAALGERATVCLDTGHHAPSTNIEFIVMQLLRLGKLGSFDFNSRNYADDDLIVGAADPFQLFRIINEVIVGGGYGKDGDTAFMLDQCHNIEDKIPGQIRSVLNVQEMTARALLIDREALTAAQIEGDVLKANGIMMDAFYTDVRADLAQWRESRGLPADPMAAFLASGYLAKIAEERVGGVQAGWGA; via the coding sequence ATGGCCTTCGCGCCCGACATCGCCTCCCGCCTCGAGGAGCAGGCCATCGAGCTGCCCTCATGGGCCTTCGGCAACTCCGGCACCCGCTTCAAGGTGTTCGGCACCCCCGGAACCCCCCGCGACCCGTTCGAGAAGATCGCGGACGCCGCTCAGGTCAACAAGTACACGGCCCTGTCGCCGTCAGTCGCCCTCCACATCCCGTGGGACAAGGTCGACGACTACTCCGTGCTGAAGCAGCACGCCGAGGACCTCGGCGTGAAGCTCGGCACCATCAACTCGAACACGTTCCAGGACGACGACTACAAGCTCGGCTCGCTCGCCCACCGCGACGACCGCATCCGACGCAAGGCGATCGACCACCACCTCGAGTGCATCGACATCATGGACCAGACCGGGTCGCGCGACCTGAAGATCTGGCTGGCCGACGGCACCAACTACGCGGGTCAGGACGACATGCGCGGCCGGCAGGACCGCATGGCCGAGTCGCTCCAGGAGATCTACGCCCGGATCGGCGAGAACCAGCGCCTGGTGCTCGAGTACAAGATCTTCGAGCCCGCGTTCTACCACATGGACGTTCCGGACTGGGGCACCAGCTACGCCCAGGTCGCAGCCCTCGGCGAGCGCGCCACGGTCTGCCTTGACACCGGCCACCACGCCCCCAGCACCAACATCGAGTTCATCGTCATGCAGCTGCTGCGCCTGGGCAAGCTCGGCTCGTTCGACTTCAACTCGCGCAACTACGCGGACGACGACCTGATCGTCGGTGCCGCCGACCCGTTCCAGCTGTTCCGCATCATCAACGAGGTCATCGTGGGCGGCGGCTACGGCAAGGACGGCGACACCGCGTTCATGCTCGACCAGTGCCACAACATCGAGGACAAGATCCCGGGGCAGATCCGTTCCGTGCTCAACGTCCAGGAGATGACCGCCCGTGCACTGCTCATCGACCGCGAGGCGCTCACCGCCGCGCAGATCGAGGGCGACGTGCTCAAGGCGAACGGCATCATGATGGACGCCTTCTACACGGACGTCCGCGCCGATCTCGCGCAGTGGCGTGAGTCCCGCGGGCTGCCGGCCGACCCGATGGCCGCCTTCCTCGCCTCCGGCTACCTCGCGAAGATCGCCGAGGAGCGCGTGGGCGGAGTCCAGGCCGGCTGGGGCGCCTGA
- a CDS encoding bifunctional aldolase/short-chain dehydrogenase produces MTVPTVADKLIARSNRLGSDPKNTNYAGGNTSAKGTATDPVTGEDVELVWVKGSGGDLGTLGTNGLAVLRLDRLRGLIDTYPGVEREDEMVAAFDFCLHGRGGAAPSIDTAMHGLVDAAHIDHLHPDAGIAIATAIDGPELTERIFGDTVVWVPWRRPGFQLGLDISAIKEANPQAIGCILGGHGISAWGDTSDECEARSLQIIDTAAAYIAEHGRPEPFGPALEGYGALPADERRAKAAALAPVIRGLASMDAPQVGHFTDADVVLGFLASAEHPRLAALGTSCPDHFLRTKVKPMVLDLPAHASIEDSIARLKELHEQYRKDYQAYYDAYATDDSPAIRGADPAIVLVPGVGMFSFGRNKQTARVAGEFYINAINVMRGAESLSTYTPISDAEKFAIEYWALEEAKLQRMPKPKSHATRVAFVTGAASGIGKAIATRLAAEGACVVIADLDLAKAQEAAAELGGPDVAVGVAANVADPAAVQAAIDEAVLAFGGVDLIVNNAGLSLSKPLLETTEKDWDLQHDVMAKGSFLVSQAAARVMIAQDMGGDIVYIASKNSVFAGPNNIAYSATKADQAHQVRLLAVELGEFGIKVNGINPDGVVRGSGIFAGGWGANRAKTYGIEEDELGKFYAQRTILKREVLPEHVANAAAMITGPDMTHTTGLHVPVDAGVAAAFLR; encoded by the coding sequence ATGACAGTCCCCACCGTCGCCGACAAGCTGATCGCACGATCCAACCGCCTCGGCTCCGACCCGAAGAACACCAACTACGCCGGCGGGAACACCTCCGCCAAGGGCACTGCCACGGACCCGGTGACGGGCGAGGACGTGGAGCTCGTGTGGGTGAAGGGCTCGGGCGGCGACCTCGGCACGCTCGGCACCAACGGCCTCGCGGTCCTCCGTCTGGACCGCCTGCGCGGCCTCATCGACACCTACCCTGGAGTCGAGCGCGAGGACGAGATGGTCGCCGCTTTCGACTTCTGCCTCCACGGCCGCGGAGGGGCGGCACCGTCCATCGACACCGCGATGCACGGCCTCGTCGACGCCGCGCACATCGACCACCTGCACCCCGACGCCGGCATCGCCATCGCGACAGCCATCGACGGCCCCGAGCTGACCGAGAGGATCTTCGGCGACACCGTCGTGTGGGTGCCGTGGCGTCGTCCCGGCTTCCAGCTGGGCCTGGACATCTCCGCGATCAAGGAGGCCAACCCGCAGGCGATCGGCTGCATCCTGGGTGGCCACGGCATCTCCGCGTGGGGCGACACCTCCGACGAGTGCGAGGCGCGCTCGCTCCAGATCATCGACACCGCCGCCGCGTACATCGCCGAGCACGGCAGGCCCGAGCCCTTCGGCCCTGCGCTCGAGGGCTACGGGGCCCTCCCTGCCGATGAGCGCAGGGCGAAGGCAGCCGCACTCGCCCCCGTCATCCGCGGCCTCGCGTCGATGGACGCCCCTCAGGTGGGGCACTTCACCGACGCCGACGTCGTCCTGGGCTTCCTCGCATCGGCCGAGCACCCGCGTCTCGCCGCACTGGGCACATCCTGCCCCGACCACTTCCTGCGCACCAAGGTGAAGCCGATGGTGCTGGACCTCCCGGCCCACGCCTCGATCGAGGACAGCATCGCTCGCCTGAAGGAGCTCCACGAGCAGTACCGCAAGGACTACCAGGCCTACTACGACGCGTACGCCACCGACGACTCCCCCGCCATCCGTGGCGCGGACCCGGCGATCGTCCTCGTCCCCGGCGTCGGCATGTTCTCGTTCGGTCGCAACAAGCAGACCGCGCGCGTGGCGGGCGAGTTCTACATCAACGCGATCAACGTGATGCGCGGCGCCGAGTCGTTGTCCACCTACACACCCATCTCGGACGCGGAGAAGTTCGCGATCGAGTACTGGGCGCTCGAGGAGGCCAAGCTCCAGCGGATGCCCAAGCCGAAGAGCCACGCCACCCGCGTCGCCTTCGTGACCGGCGCCGCGTCCGGCATCGGCAAGGCCATCGCCACGCGCCTTGCCGCCGAGGGCGCCTGCGTCGTCATCGCCGACCTGGACCTCGCCAAGGCGCAGGAGGCGGCTGCCGAGCTCGGCGGGCCCGACGTGGCCGTCGGCGTCGCGGCGAACGTCGCCGACCCCGCCGCTGTCCAGGCGGCGATCGACGAGGCCGTGCTCGCCTTCGGCGGCGTGGACCTCATCGTCAATAACGCCGGCCTTTCCCTGTCGAAGCCGCTGCTCGAGACCACCGAGAAGGATTGGGACCTCCAGCACGACGTCATGGCGAAGGGCTCGTTCCTGGTCTCCCAGGCCGCAGCCCGCGTGATGATCGCGCAGGACATGGGCGGCGACATCGTCTACATCGCGTCCAAGAACTCCGTGTTCGCGGGCCCGAACAACATCGCCTACTCCGCCACCAAGGCGGACCAGGCGCACCAGGTGAGGCTGCTCGCCGTCGAGCTCGGAGAGTTCGGCATCAAGGTGAACGGCATCAACCCCGACGGCGTGGTCCGCGGCTCCGGCATCTTCGCCGGCGGCTGGGGAGCCAACCGCGCCAAGACCTACGGAATCGAGGAGGACGAGTTGGGCAAGTTCTACGCGCAGCGCACGATCCTGAAGCGCGAGGTGCTCCCCGAGCACGTCGCCAATGCGGCCGCGATGATCACCGGCCCCGACATGACGCACACCACCGGCCTGCACGTCCCCGTGGACGCAGGCGTGGCTGCGGCGTTCCTCCGATGA